The DNA segment TGGGTAATTTATTTGCTTTTAAATTAACAGCTAAAAATGCTTAGCTAAAAATACCAAAATTATTTAGGCATAGCTGAAGCCATCAGCCAACAATATATTACAGTATATTTCCTTGACAATTAAGTATCAAGAAAcccagttttatttattttaattaaggACTTGAAACATCAGAATGGTTTCTGGACTTTGAATTGTCATTATTCTCATTGCATACCGTAATTTTATTGTTGCTATTAGAATATACTTGAACTGGAATGGCCCACAAAAAGGTCTCACCAAACTTAATTTAATGTATAGTAAACCTTAAAGTATGAATGAAACTTACCTGCAATTTCTTGTTCTTTTTGATTGATAGATTTTGATTCCTTAATCAACTCGTGAGTCCTGGGTCGAAATATTGTTCCTCACTAAATAATGAAACTTGTTCtagttattatataattataattattaatcatataaataatgaataaattcctTCCATACTATGGTACACAATCTTCTGTGGTGGAAAATCAACTTGATCACTTTTTATTGAGAATTCATTTATAAAGTATAGGTTATGTTGAACAGATGTGCATAACTTGCATACAACAGTTTTTAACATGGAAATCAGCTAATCTCAGTAGCAAAGTTGCGTAACTGAAAGATATGCAACTTTGCCATGGTTGTTGAATGATTGTGTCAACCAACTAAATTTTCCCACAGTAAAAGTGCGTATTTAAAATAAACTTACTGTGGCAGAGCCCAGCTCTTGTACAGTTAGGTGAtgtgcctgacctttttaaaagatgataaagaagataattttgaataaaatttaaaatttagaaataggcagacacatctagaaaatacctgagtctatacctaattcatgctgCAGGTGAActggctagagtcaagaaaacttcaataatcttgccatgcctgatttaataggtttatactatagaataacactacaatttgaaataattgaaaaatacaaacagcttcaataaacattggcaactaaaagcgaacaacagaaacaacaatttcatgttactttgttgacattcttcatctgatttgggggcgcattactatccttcATTTAGATAGCAATACATCACAacaccaaacaatatcagtcataaaataacatattaatttcaacatgaaattactcaagaagaaagccgttgaacccaaatttcgttgATAGTAACTCATATAACcatttcataatttttgaatccccacttttgattgacattctcgaatgaaccttgttttcactacactgcactttcgttggtctgtacgttgctttatcgtcggggttacagtaccttgttttttgcggtgaacttttaccggtttgAATTGTTGACTGACgtgacgtcctcttacgtccctagcctgtcatctgaacgggtgtcttgaagcggtgttacataaagttgcggaaccaaagggtggtacatgaagttggtttggggacacacatgaaccgctgtaaataatgtattacagcattaatttctaactcttcctacaattcatcaaaagctaaaacaggagtttattctgttatttatttagattttatcttgacgttctgatttcattctcaaaatttaacagattgaattaaaacgaatttacttgccagagtgtcattataacaatgcaacatttatgaaaacacccgtaataaattaatataatgcttttagaaaatgaatacttcattaattatgatgttaacttttatataaattgataggcctataatactcttagaaaaggaataattcagattgaaatgatgctaacttatatgatattttttgtttggttttcgaaatcaaatataatttttcatatagtagctcggctagtattgttggaaacttgtgtgctagccaacatttattttatttattatttatgaactataggacgcaatccaagtgtaaacaacgggcattcgcccaaaactgctcagaaccttaatttaaaatgaacagtccagagtttatgatttgattcacctacaaatacaagtccaaaaacgagtatcaactagaattaattatgaatttatcacaaaacaaaacaagacactttataacacaataaaagaaaaaatattgaaaatttcactttaaggtaaaaataatgtttgccctataagattcatcttgtagatagttttacctttattaaataaaattagtagacacatagaaatattcaaattgtattaaaatttgaacattcattaatattaatttcatggaaaagagaaactttcttcttcgtctatcaagatttctatcataaaaaatttactaaatcattcgaaagccttaaccCTTAACTTGGCAGACCTACACATATCGTGAtgggatgattttttttttctttaaataatctattatagaTGTCCTTGATGagataaaactatttttttgaaaaaaaatcataagaaaaaaagttatgATATGTATCGTATGTGATACAATGCCAAGTACCTTGTACCTCAACTTATAGTTTGTATGTATTACATGTGATACATTACCAAGTATGCAGCATCTAAGGTTCTAATGCTTATGTATAATTCTTGATACTCTCTCTACCTGGTCATCAAATTCATAAActttttgaaatagttatcttaatttttcatgaatattgttctacaataatcatgattttcttatcaattccttgggcctgtttcataaaaattacaAACCAAATAATTACATTAGTATTCCATAGACAAACATAATAATACCTAATACTAAATACTAGTATTATACCATAGTAACTTGGTTTATGGTTATAATTCTGATAATGCAGAgatatttttatactatcttctaataacaaataatttttatatgtgaatttccaaaaattcaagTTGCAAGCTACGATATACAGggtattggaaaaataatatgcAATTAGAAATCAAAATATACTTTAATTGCTAGCATATACTAAGTGGTAATGCTGTGAATTATTTAGTAAAATAgtaatgaagaaatataaaattatagacACTTGTAGAATTATTTACTCAGCTTAGAAGTATGTAATCAAAGTCTTATAGTGTTATCTAATctaattcttttatttttcatattactGTGCTCACCTTGCACACTctcacattaatttattttgtatctcCCCCTCTTATTATGCCATTGAAAAATCAAGATACATTTATTGGGTAACAGTCTATAGTGAACTAAGTGCTAATGATGTAAATACATAGTAAtagtaatgaaaaaaataaaaatgtttatagaattatttacatACTAAGTAAGCAAAGCCTTATAATCTAAAACCTTATAATCTAGTAGTCTACTATTTTAGCACCAAAACCAAGTTGCTGCACCTCATCTGTGAACACATTATTCCTAAATGTATCATCCCCACCATATATAATAAAGTCATGTATTATACCAGAGATGCCGGCTCTGACATACaatttgaatccccactttgtTGGCTTATTTTTCATGTACTGGCGTCTAGAGCCAGCATGGGTACCCTTATAGGGGATCATCATTTCATCAATAGAGTTTTTTTTCTCCTGCTCTAATGAAACGCATTTTTGTCTTATGTGCTCTAGTACAGGTCTAATCTTGTAATAACGATCATCATTCATGTGTTCATTattagaaaaatgtaaaaacctCCTAATACTTTGGTATCGTTTCAATGGCATTATATTGGCTATTTTATCAAATCTGAGATTACCTGACCAGTAATCGGTATAGCTGGGCATTTGGACAACCCCCATAAGTAACTCTATGGCCAGAAAATCCATTATATCATACTTATTTATACCTAGACATTTACCGGACTCTTGTGTAGAGTATAAATTAGTATTCTCTACTATCAAATCAATAAGAGCATCATcaaagaaatatttaaaatattgatacGGTGTCTCATGTCTCTCAGGATGTGTGAACTCAGGATCAGTAATGGCGGCTTCACCTTCAAAGTGTGTTTTTTTCCACCTGAAATGAACAGTAAATTTCCCAAATTAATccaatttgttttattagtaaaattctcagaaaaaacaataatattatacacatGAACAATAACTTGTATTgcagaaatattattgattgttcTTTTTATTAGTCAAACAAGGCTGCTTCTACATTACAAGTGACTGGCCAAGTATATAatagtacaatattattgtttccaCTGcagttcaaaaaaaaaaatatatatatatatatcaacagcaaagaaaataatgttgagtgttgtattgataattctttttttgtACTCACTTGAATTGTTTTTGAGTCAGTTTCTTTGCTGTCTTTGGATGAGATATCCTTTTCTGCAAATGTGTCCTTCCCTCCTTGGAAGTCCTTCCAATGGATGATGCACGTGTTGTTCTGGAAGGCGGAGTCGTGATTCTGGACACTCCAGGTTGTTGTTCGTCTCTATCAACAGATGGTGATGGTTGCTCACTTTTATTACTGGACTGTTGTTCATCTGTGACAACAGATAATGGTGATTGTACTGTTGTAGCAGGTGAATTGCAGGATACTCCAGGAAGCGCACTATGCATCATTTCAGCAGTTGGAGATGAGCCTGTACCTGATTGATTCACATCGAATGTCCATATCTCCATAGGAGCATCTGAAATGTCTTCAAATATGAGCTGTTCATCAACTGGGTCAAGGATGGTGAGACTACTGTGCTCTTCTAAATTCTTTTGTGGACCATCAGCCAATGTTGTTTCATCATCAGATGATTCTTCTGCCTCTGAATCAGCAAATGCTTTTGGAACAAGAGACATTATATAGTCTACTCTCCTTTCTGGAATCTGGAACAAAAAAAATGGATTTTATTAGGctaatttctattataaaacaatattaattgAGTCTATTCTATCCATACTGTATCAACAATGTATTGCCATTCATGGAAATTATTATGCAAAATGTCAATACAATAAGACTAAACTAACTAGGATTGGGTGGCTCAGCTCGTAACAGTGTCTATCTAGAATAAATCATCGTCAGCAAcatctagaataaattataacataAATGAACACgttatgatattataattgaGTGAATTCTAATacagttataatttattttggttGTAGATTAGTTTTCCTTTAAATATTCAAGCTATATAGAACTGAGCAATGTATTATCAGTGATACATAGCAATAAGAAAGTGATCATCTATGAGTCGAGCAGTGTATCAAATGTGATACTATGCTTGAAGGAGTTATGTCTCTCATCACTTGGCAATGTATTACTGGTGATACgataatttcaatcttcaaaaaatgatactAAAATCAATTGAAGTTTTTATTTAAACATATGTATACAATCTCTGTCATTTTTAGATCAAATTCTGATCaattaaacttgaaataaaacGTGTAactaatgaaatttgaaataatttaccTTGTCACGCAACACGTTTTTCCGCTTGGCAGACATCTTTGTTGACACTGAAGCTTCCAGCAAGCTCTGTTGTTTATAACAAACACTAACAGATGGCAGCACTATCCCACTGAGTAGAGAAACGTATTACATATGATACTGTGCCAGCTCCCAAATGAAATACCatacagaaaaaaaataaaaaaaaatattgaaagcaaTGTAATATATTTGATACGTTGTCAAGTTAAGggtaatgacataagaaaacagagtctgaaaaatataaattataaaatgtcataaactcaatatgaacataatcttaaaaatttcattccaatttaaaggctatcttcctgactttcagcaatactctacgataatatatttccagaaacaataactcaaatgtaatgtaactgaaaactttctatacttctttagaaaaaaaaattataattatcttccatcattaataaaatcaaaaggattattctcaatcaatattattaacttgaaaaataacaggctttgttaatacaatactcttatggaagtttcaatcaattaaattccctaaattatattttaaccttattttacgtaccttagcggttatttgaagaaacaattatttgtacatgatgaagaaacacaattaaacctttcaggacatggcactactagaaaatttaaactttaataaaaataaaactagctcccacattaactaatgatataaacttgcccaaaaacggcgaaacataatgactacatctttactcttgtagtgctcctagcaaagtgtcctctgaaacgtaatctggtctcgtgGCTGGGGAATcaccccactactgtatttagaaacaggtctcctattgggcgaagggaatcaatttgaccaatcgtcgcgtggcttctagagcctttggaccaaatagtaactgcaaaatcggtagtttgttataatttcattgcTTGCTGTTATCCAGCTTATCGCACTCCATGTTgcgacaggaaggctacgttttagagataattccattaTATACATTCCTcaacgactcggagccacaatttttaaatattgtaacatattgtAATTCGGATGGATAAATAAGAAGCGTAGCTgaaaatttataggtctaagtgaagtaattggctaatatcgccaaagagataacataaagattagataatatcagattgtcctggctaaactgtacaacagcctaagaggaattgaaataattttttgctaatatataatattatataaaatattgaaggttgaggttgggcataaacatttagtgatcggcgacctaacgatcgaccgagccatgcaacgtagaatctgaccaaacaccttggcagaaatttattgtggcaaaacagtatgcaatttgaggaactaaaggtctcacgtggctaattattatgatgcatgaaacaaataataacatataaaaaattaactagcatgtagagatcatatttaaaaaacccaataaaaataattaaatgtatcaaggaaataggaggttaccaggcgcatgaatactgtaacaatttgcatgcaccaatcatataatggcaattgataggcggcaatagtgagccgattcaaaaatatttgtatatatttctacaaataaatagaatttgtataaaatagttgtataatctatgttttggatatggcccgaaggcaaagaaattattaaatatatgacataagtaataatttaatattttagtacggtctatttgaaccttgaatggcggaggactaagatattcaaattttatgtaaatttagaaatcggaaatgagaattgtaaaattgagaaaggagaaccaacacttgcctgccaaatgccaccatgagaggtaactaaaaattatagagtgTAATACCTTGCTgtatcttgtaataatttaaagttaaattgaattactaaatttcttataagactttgtgatgctcttataaagcaaaagtcattttttttttttaaataattttgtaaccccttggaagagacgactccggctacaatagtccaggaccaccaggagttggatcaacatcagcagctcataagaaaatttcgacacgtgagtgagaaatattgaaatagtgatagggcgccctcagtgcttcgaaaataaaataagaatcaaagctaacTCGTTGAAAGGGTTtctaataaattaagaatttggtaaaaaatacttgcgcaagtaaatgtagtattaaaggtattttattagaaaaataatgaataaaaccacatatcagaagttctataaatcaaagaagtataaaatctaggctgttaatacatattcatatgatctttaatttctgcaatataatttgcaatagtttgttgtagctctgattcactagatgaattgctctatttattccgtcaggtgccgaatcttgcaccctgagataaaatatatattcattacaaagaaatctattaggtaacattgaatttaatatatatatttggattattggttgtcaatttatcaagctgattttaagaaatctatttttaatggaattgtccaagtcgacaagtattagcaagctgatatcgcagctacatgcaaatagatgcatatgatcataaaataaaagcacatggtaacgtttcgtgctgtagaatttagagaatagtatttagcctgtgatattttattgatttcgattattgttctattttttatattatatattttttatcgctgtatatattttttgctctgatttcttttttgcaatatttgttaatatatgtatcaaattgtttatggtgtgcgatttattttaattcctcaatactataggataagtattttatatatatatatatatattatatatatatatatatatatttttttttttttttttttttgtttaatgaattatcagaattattgtggaagctcatatctgggcctataaagatttttatgagactgtatcctattaaaaaccacgacctaatttttataattattaaaatatttcatgctctaccgactgatgccaagcaggaggctaatcgttatttaaatataaaaaataacgtgacaatatctatcatgggacactcgaagtcatggccgttcataatagagagagagaaaataatttatttcgctaactcacaataatggctctagtctattgcgtattaaatttactattataacttgggaaaaggcctgaattaaaaatagtgctcggcacagTGAAAAAACAAACAGCTGTATCTAGGTAAAGAGATACACTTATGTAAATTTCGTCAATTTTGACTTAAGTGCTTAAACTATTCTTGTATCATCAACGCATGTTGTGGTAAAGTTCCACAACATGCTTTGATGATACAAGAATAGTTTAAGCACTTAAGTCAAAATTGACGAAATTTTCATAtacagtagcctctctcttatCCGGACTCATCGGGACTGAGGCCAGTCCGGATAACGTTTTTTCCGGTTAAACCGACGTTCCCTAAAAGTCGTTAAATTGGTAcgcatattttgtagtttataagccaataatgacttttacgtaaaaataataaaactagacgctttattatgatatctgtgaacacaaaacacaagaaaatagTTAGTTGCTAAGcctttttacatttgaaatatttaaaaccaAACAGCCATTATGATTCGTGGCAGGTGCAGAAGTACTGTACAGTCCGGTTGAACCGATGTGCTGATGATTATTTTCTGGTTAAAGAGATGTCACTTCCGTGGAGTGTAGTCCGGTTAAACCGATGTCCGGTTAAAAGGTGTCCGGttaagagagaggctactgtaCGCAACTTTACCATTGGAACAACGTTATGACATGAATTTACCataaaatctttttcatatGACAATACAATACTGACAATAGAATGACTGACACTTTTCAATTACTGACATTACTGAAAAATCGTTTTCACAAGACACTATCAATCTGACAAAACATTTCTCATAATAAGTCATTGTTTCATAAAATCatgtaaatcaataaataagtaaataaatgaataataataataataaagtctCAATAACAATATAAGTGGATGCATGgagaaaaatctggtatggcgcactcacacaactttccttgctgttatgatataattcaaaattgaagaaatcaATCCTGTTATCTCTTCCAgtaaatgatttgatagaatcatcaGTTGCCTCTTTCATGAACTTTGCATTtgaatgatcacattttctcgaatttcgagcttattttcaatcatgtggaattgttactggac comes from the Nilaparvata lugens isolate BPH chromosome 1, ASM1435652v1, whole genome shotgun sequence genome and includes:
- the LOC120354054 gene encoding uncharacterized protein LOC120354054, producing the protein MSAKRKNVLRDKIPERRVDYIMSLVPKAFADSEAEESSDDETTLADGPQKNLEEHSSLTILDPVDEQLIFEDISDAPMEIWTFDVNQSGTGSSPTAEMMHSALPGVSCNSPATTVQSPLSVVTDEQQSSNKSEQPSPSVDRDEQQPGVSRITTPPSRTTRASSIGRTSKEGRTHLQKRISHPKTAKKLTQKQFK